The genomic region TTTTTTAAAAGAACGACGGGATTTTTCGGGAAAATATACGGGAATAGAAGTCTTTAAACCCTTTTACGAGACCTCGGTCGAACGCTATGGCGATCATCCGGATACGGAATGGATTTATGGGGAATTTCTCGGCCATGATTTCGGCGATCGCCAATTTGATTGGCTGATGGCTTTAGGCACGTTTTCCTCCCGCCAAGACCATCAGGAGGAATACGATTTTCAGCTTTGCCAAAAAATGTTTAGTTTGGCTAAAAAAGGAGTCAGTATTTATTTGAATGATTTGCATAATAGTTCGCCGCCGGAACGATTGAAGAAGGTTCCGGATATTTGCTTGCACGACATTCCCCGATTTATCGAGAAGGTCGAAAAAAATTTCCCCGTTTCTCAGACGCAAACCCTCTCTTTCTCTCTGAACCCTCCCGCCAGCATGGCGATCGTTCATTTCCTGCTTTAAGGTAAGTTTTTCGATTATTGAATATGAGGACGCGATCGCCGTAGGAGGGCAATGTTATTATGTTTCCTCACGAACATTTCACCATCGTCACTGCACTCGATCCCGACGCCGTTCGCCAACGGTTATCGACGGTGGTCGAACCCCCGAAAACTTTTCGCTGGCAATGGGGAAATCCCGACAAACCTTATCAAGGGGAAATCGGCGATCGCTCTTTTAAAATTAGCCGAATTATTCATTATCGTAACTCATTTTTACCTGTCATCGACGGACGCATCGAACCGAACGGGACGGGGAGTAAAATTAGCATTAACATGAAGCTACATCCCTTCGTCCTGGTTTTCATGTTGGTGTGGTTGAGCATGGTCGGTCAAATTCCAGCGATGTTTTTAATGGGGATTCTTTTCGCCCTTTTTACAGACCAAAAAGAACAAGTTCCGATCGATTCAGAAAGTTATTTATTTTTGTTGTTTCCTTTGGGGATGTTTGTTTTTGGGTGTGGTTTACCTTTAATTGGATTTTGGCCGGAAGCGCGCAAATCTAAAGCATTTTTAATCGATTTATTGGAAAAATTATAATTTAATTCGAGATCGGCTGTTAGACATTTAAACTGTACGAGTTAAGGAGCGCGATCGCGAAAGCATCGACCGAGGAGAATCGTTGCTACAGGATTTCTCACTCTGCTGAGAAATCCTTTATGGTATTTTCCTCTGCTATGCAAGACATTTAGATCCCCGTAAATCCCCCCAACCCCCCTTTCAAAGGGGGGCGAAGGGGGGATAGGGGGAACGGCACTTTACCTCATCAGATCGCCTGCTGTAGGTTGTAAAATTCATGGATTTTCGGGACACGACATTGCCGTGTCCTTATGACGATTCGGCTAAAATATCAAATCCTATGACACCTCAAGAACTGTCACACTCAAGCGAGCTTTGTTAGAAAATTTCGCCAGATTGAAATTAACAAATTTCCCATGTCAAAATAGAAAAGAGGCGATATGGAGTATCGAGGAAACCCCGTAAATTTTGGTATTTTTACGGTTGTTTTATTCGTTTTAATCTTGCTCGTATTTGCGATTTTGCAATGGTTGCACGTTCCTGTCGGGAGTTTTCTAGATTGGGCGATCGCGGGAGCCAGTTTTTGGTGGTTGTTGGTGGTCACTACGGTTCCGTGGAATATTCATTTTGCGGCGAAGCAGGTTCTCGATGAAGGGGAACAATCCCAAGAAAAAGGGATTGCGGTGGAGACGAAACAACTGCGTTACGTGCAGAAAATTGCCCGCCGCAGTTTGCAAATTGCGATCGCCTTGCACCTGTTATCGGCCCTCGGTTTTTATTTCCTCGCCGCTACGGGAATCGGTGCGATCGGTTATTTGAGCTCGGGAGCAGCTTTATTATTAACGGGATTGCGTCCGGCGGTACGCGCTTATCAATATTTAGCCACCCGTTTATTTAATATCGGTCGCGAGTTTAAATACCCCCGGGAGGACATTGTAGAATTGCGCGATCGCGTCGCTTTGTTGGAAACGGCGACGGAAGACCTCGAAAACTTACTCGACGGCGAACAACCTAACTCGCTGACGGCGAACCAACACCGCGCACTGGAAGCGTTGCGCCACGATTTATCCCGGTTGGCGAGTGCTCACGAGGATTTACGCGCCACGAATCAGGCGGATCACGATCGCCTCTCCCGGGAAGCGCGCAATGCGATCGCTCAATTGAGCGCCGATAGCGAATTCCTCGATCGCGTTCGCGAAATTATCCGTTTTTTCAAAAATGCCTGAATCTCTGCCTCAATTCCCCGATTTTCGCCTGTTGGGGCTCTAAATTGGCACGGGTAGGGGCTTGAAAAATCTTAATTATATTTTTAGAGCCGATGGCCCGTCCGGGAGCGCGATTCTCTTTTGGAGACGCTTTCGCGTTGGGCTCGTCGTTCTGTTTTACCGGAACTTTTCGGGAGGCGATCGCGCGATCGCAAACTGCCAAAGCTCAGTCATTGCAAGGGATTTGAGCTGTACAGGGTTTCGGCGGTTCCGCCGCGATTCTCCTTTGGAGACGCTTTCTCGTTCGCCGACCGAGAAACTGCCGAGATCGACGGGATTGGGCGGCGCGATCGCTCGCCACGGTCTATCTACAGAGAGATACCCGAAATAAATGGAGTATGATAGAAAGAGACAAGACAACTGCGAATTCCCACAACAACTTGAATTTTCAGATCCCAACTTCCAGACTGCACGTATATTTTTTGCCCGAGCGCACTCGCTGTGAAATCGCTTCACCCCCGTTGCTCAATGATTTTACGGGTTGCAACGCGCTCGATCGCGCTCTGACGGATGACTGGGTTGGGTCGATGAAAACGGCGATCGCATCTAAGGGCGATCGCGGGGTGGGGAAGTTTGCATCGGCGGTTTTCTAAAACTCATTGTCCCCCACGGGGGGCGCTATTCCTGGCGACGTTCGCGGCGATCGCGAACCACCTCCCCTGTTTCATTGTCGTTCATTAATTTGGATCCATCTCTATGCCTATGATTCAGAAGCGAGTTAAAACTCAGAACTTACCCAAAATCAACGAAAGAATTCGGTTTCCCAAAGTTCGGGCGATCGATACCGACGGAACCCAACTCGGCGTGATTTCCTCTCGCGAAGCCCGCGAAATTGCTGAAGAGAAAGATTTAGATTTAGTCTTAGTCAGCGATAAATCCGATCCGCCGGTTTGCCGGATTATGGACTACGGCAAATATAAGTATCAACAAGACAAAAAGGCAGCGAAAAAGCAGCAAGGCTCTCAACTGAAAGAAGTTAAGATGCGCTATAAAATTGGGGAACACGACTATAAAGTTCGTAAATCCCAAGCCCAACGCTTCCTCAAGTCTGGCGACAAAGTTAAAGCGACGATCCGCTTCCGAGGTCGAGAAATTCAGCATACGGATTTAGCGAAAGAATTGCTCGATCGCATGGCTGCCGACCTCCAAGATGTGGGCGAAGTGCAGCAAGGACCGAAAAAAGAAGGGCGGACGATGATGATGCTCGTGGCGCCGAAGAAATAAACCCTACGGATCTGCACCGTCGAGTTTGACGGAGATCTCGAAAGGACTCAGGAGCGATCGCCGCCTCTGAGTCCTTTTTTAGCGCCCTTCGCTCGTCCGATCGCCGAAATTGCGGGGGAAGGCGATCGGCTACAACCTACGAAGATCTCGGGATACAATCATCTCAAGAGGGGGAGGCACGACCCACGGCGATCGCGGGCCGCTTGCCAATCATTGAGAAATCATTGAGAAATCATTGAGAAGATCGTCGAACGTCTGCTGCGATTGAGGGGTCATCAGGGAATCGATTTTGTTCGTTCTATTCACTCCAGATCTCCGTGTTAAATACATCTCCAACCAAGCCGCACAACCTCATCGATACTCGCCTGCACGGCACCCGTATGAGTGCGTTTTTGCGCGAACTTTTATCGAATAGCGGGCATTTTTTAATCTTTAACGTCCTTTCGGAAATTTCTTTATTTGGTTGGCGATCGTATCTGACCTCTCAAAGTCATTATTTGATTACGATCGCCCTATGCGCGCAAGCGTGGTATTTATCGCGACCGAAGGCAAACCGCTTTTGGGGCAACTTTATCGGGCCGACGATTTACACGCTGACCGATTTACCCTTAGATGGTCTTGAGTTTTTCCAAGAACCCAATCATCTAATTTTATGGATCTTTTGTCTGGCGATCGCCACCTTGCAAGGATTGCGATGTCACTGGACGCCGGGACTTAAAAACTGGATCGTTCCCCTAGAAAGTTTCACCCGTAGCGGCATGTTAATTTCCCTCTACGTTATTTTAAAAATCAAAGCGGAACATTTGCCGTTGTCTGGGGCGCAAATTCTCGATATTTTTAGTACGGCTCACCATCAATTCTTTCTAGAAAGTACGATCGCCATCGGTCTGTTAGTCGGCTTGCAAACCTTGCAAGTGAGCCAGCAACAGGAAATCCTACAAGAAACCGCCGTCGCATTACGCAATTTGGCGCAATGGGGCTTGGGAACTCACGTAGTGAGTACCGCGATCGCCGATCCCGATGCCTTGGGATTTCAGCGCCGCGATCGCGCGATCGTCTTCCTCGACGTGAGAGGATTTACACACTGGTGCGAACAAACCGCCCCCGACCGCGTGGCTCAGGTTCTCAATACTTACTACAATGGCGTCGAACCGGCTGCCGCCGAATTCGATCCCTTGCGGATTACCCTGACGGCGGATGAAGTGATGGCGATTTATCCCACGGTGGAACAAGCGGTCAACGCCGCTCAAAAAATGCGCGACGCGGCGATCGCCGTCCTCTCGTCCCACGGGTTGGGCGCTGGATGTGCGATCCACTACGGCAGCGCGATCGAGGGACTTTTTGGCAGTGAAGACGTGCGAACTTATACGGCGATCGGCGATGTCGTCAATACGGCCAAACGGATCGAAAGTGCGACCCCTGCCGGAGAAATTACCATTTCCGATGCCGTTTACCGACAGCTCGGCGATCGCGCGATCGTCGAACCGTGCGAGGCGATCGCCGCCAAAGGCAAAAGCGAACCGATCGCCGTCTGGCGGTTGCTCGAATGGCGCCAGTCTCCCGATCGCCCCGATTCGTGCTAGAACAGCGATATCTGGTTCTCTTGACAGACTCACGACTATGTTACTGCGTTCGATCGCCCCCCTGGGCTTACTCCTGCTTGGCTCGATCGGTGTTGTCACGACAGATGTCCCCCGAGCGATCGCCTGCATCGCTTTTGACTGGGACGGCGACACCGAGACTTTCGGCGATGATGGCTACGACGGGAGCGACGGACGCAACGGCGAGGACGGGCGCTCGGGACCCAACCGAGAAATTGTCGCCGATGGAACCGAGACGGTGCTCGACTTGTCCGGGAGCGACGGGGAAGATGGCGAGGACGGGGAGGACGGCGATCGCGCGCGATCGTGCCGACAGCCGCGCAAGACTGAATACAACGTGAGAGGCGCCCCGGGCGGTGACGGCGGCGATGGCGGACGCGGCGGCGACGGCGGCGACGGCGGCGATCTCACAATATATTACAGCGATCGCGCCGACTTAAACAAAATTTACGTCGTCGCCGAGGGCGGACGCGGCGGATCCGGCGGTCGCGGCGGCGACGGGGCCCGGGGGTGCGACTGTCGCGAACGAGATTGGGATGTGGAGATTTGCGAGACCGTCGAAGGCCGTTCCGAACGCCGTTGTTTCGATCGCGAATTCCGGTGTTGGGACGGCGACGACGGCGACGACGGACGCCGGGGAACGAACGGCAGATCGGGCGACCTAGGCCAACTCACATTAGTCCCCGGCGGGGAGCCTCTCCCGGAAGACCGCCCGAGTGCCACGATTTCGCTCTCACAATTCGGCGATCGCCCGGTCTCCCTCTCCCGACATCGGTGGGAAACGCAATTCGGCGCCACGTCTCTATTAGCGCCGGGATCGAAAATTGCCGACGAATATCGAGAATATATCGACACGATCGCGGGGGATTTTAGCCTGCGCTGGAACGACCCGCGCGCGATCGCCCGCTACGGGGACATTCCGGTAGCATTAAATTTAGTCGAAGCGGGTAAAGTTGAAGCGACTGTTCCCGAATCGATCTGGATCGCTGCGGCGGTTTCTCAAGAGAATCAAACGACGATCTGGACGATCGATCGCATTTTACGCGAACAAGAAGCAACCCAGTTAAAGGTCTCTGAATTTGCAGGGAGTCGTCAAGATTTGAGGTTAAGCGCGATCGACAGCGCCGCAAAATCGGATATTTTAACGACGGACTTCGCGATCGTTTATCGTTCCACCAAGTTCGGCGATCGCCTTGGAACTCGTTCTAATTACGACGTCCGTTATCAAGGGGAAATTCCGCCGGAGTTGGTCGAACTCGACTACAATCGCTTTACTTTAAATTTAGGAAAATTGCCGATCGACGATCGCTATTTAATGTCGGGGGTCGGGGTAGATATCGAGATCGAAGTCACGCGATCGCTCGGCGATCGCTCGGCAAAACAAACCCTGATTTGGCAGGGAACAATTCGATAAATTGCCGCCCTTCTTCTCAATCCCCTTCGCTCACGGAGTCCACGATCGCACCCGTACTTCCCCGGACGGACTGACGAGAATCTGAAGCCGTGCGTGCGGCACCTCCACCCCTTCTCCCGCCAGGGAAATAATGCCAAAACGTGCTAGAGGTGTGCTTTCTCCCAAGTCGTGGGCGGCGCCGTTAATCGGTTGGTAGCTGTGAAGTTGGCCGTCGCGAACGACGATCGCCGCGTAAACTAACCCTTCCCCTTCGCCAAACGCCCCCTCTAACTGCCGTTGCAACTGCGCCGACAACTCGGCGAGAATCTCGGGATCGTCGATTTGTAAAGCGGTTTTCGCAGAGGCTGGAGGGGCGACGGTTTCCCGGGTACAGGGGAACAGGGCGATCGCCTGCACCAGTCCGAAAGTCGCGCCTGACGCTAATTCCAAAATAAAGTGGGCGATCGCCCCACCCGTCGCCCTCGTTCCCCATCCCAGGGAAAACAGCAGCAAGCGCAACACGGTCACCGCCAACATCCCCAGGGAGGGAACCGCCAACCATCCCCACACCCCCGTTGCAGACCGCCGCAATGCCACGGTTTGCGCGATTCCTAACGCGACAAAGGCGGCGGGAGTCCAAAAAATCGGCCACAATAACGAGGCGCCCGTCCCCCATTCAACCCATTGCAGTGAGGGAATGCCAGTCCCCCAAATCCCCGCGATCGCCGCCGAGATCGCCCATCCGACCGTCGTCGCGATCGCCCAGGCCCACGGTTGGACGTAACCCCACAGGGAAAACATCTGCAACACCCCGACCGCCGCCCCGGCGATCGTCCCCGCCACCACAATCCCGACGATTCCCGTCCCTTGCAAAATATCCGGATTTTCCAAGCCGAGAGACGGTCCGTAACTGCTACCCAACCGTCCCCCGATCGCCCAAGCGACCGCCGTCGCCAAGACCAAACGTTCTGTCAGTTGGCGACGCTTACGCGGTGGAATGAACGGGGTTTTGAGGCGAGGTTCGGGCCGTTCGGAACTCATATAAGGGTTGAAGTTTTCAGCAAGGGTTTATAGGCGCGCATATTCCCCCACTCTACTACAGACATTCTACCAGACGTCGGGCGGATAAGTCAAGGGAATTTTAGAGTTTAGAGGGTAAAGTTTAGAGTTTAGATTTTAAGTTTTGAATTGAAACAATATCGGTTGTTTTTTTAGCAGTTCTCCTCGACTTAATCCCTCCTGACTTCTCATTTTTGGTGATATTTTTCCCTGTTGCATCTCTTCCTTCTTCCCTTTTGGCTTTTGCCTCCTCTCGACTTGCGACTCCCTATCTCTTCGCCTCATTCCGTCCATTCCAGGCGATCGGATGCGTCGGCGGCATTTCCCACCGTTCGTTCGTTTCCGCGTGCATTTCGGTTTCGCGGTCGAGCACTTCAATCACTTTTTTATAAACGTCTTCTGCTTGTTGGGGAGAATTGGCGATACTGGTCAAGCCTAACTTGCCAAACTCCGACAAACATCCCATTAAATGAAACACCGTTCCCGTTTCCGTGCTGCTGTCAAAATGGAGCTGATGGTAGGCGATGATATCCATTAAATCATTCGGCAACAAGCCCCGATAGCGGTCTTTTTGTAAATTGTCCGTAGCGCGATAGAATTTAGCCCGTCCTTGCTGGCTGTAAAACATCCCGCTTGAGAGTTCGTAGCGACCCATTGTTAATAGTTTTAATTCCATAAATGGATGAGTCGTACCGCCTTTTCTCAGGTTAATTTCGATGGCGTGAAGTTGCCACTTAGCCGGGCGATCGCCCGGGTTATTGCAAACCGCAATAAAATCGACACCGAAGCGTTCTAATGCTCCTTTTGCCGATAAATTTTGGCCAATTCGCAAGCCCAATTCTTGCAAGCGCAAGCGATAAGATTCATCGGCGGGAAACAAGCAACCGAGATACACTTGGCCGTCGGGACCGCCTAAAATTTGGTCGTGAGTCGAGAGAATTTCGACCTTACCTTCCGGTGTAATCCGACATTGGACGCTCGGCGATCGCTTCGTCGTTCCTTCGATAAATAACTCGACGATCGCCCCCAATTCGGGGATGCGACTGGCAAAAGTGTCCCAACATTCTCCACTGGCTTGAAAGCTCATTTGGGTCAGGCGTTCGCGCAAGAGCAGCGATCGCCGTGACGGCGAGACTTCCGCCAAACCTTCGACATTGAGAAGGGCGTTCCCTTCCCCGGAAAAGCCTTCGTTGAGTTTGACCACGAAGCGACGCGCTTCGGGTTGCTGTTGCCACAATTGTACAGCCGCTTCGGCGAGGTCGTCCGCCGATCGCACCAACTCACTTCCCGGGGGATGGGGGATCCCGCATTCGGCGAAAATTTGGCGCGACCCGCTTTTCGTTCCCCAGTAGAGTAAATCGGGATCGACCGCCAGCAGGGGGATTCCGAGGCGGACCGAGAGTTCCCGTTCGAGGGGAGTGGCGTTAAAGCAGACCATATAGGACTGTTGGGGTCGCAAGGCGCGCCAGATGCGTTCCACGAGGCGAGGACGGTCTAAGATCTTGCGGGTCAGGGGTTGGGGAGACGAATCGTAGGTGGAGAACAGCAACAGGCGATCGCGCGCGTGGGAAAATGGAATTCCCGGTAGGAGTTGCAAGTAGTAATCGATCGTACTCGGATGTAAGGGTTGTGAGGTGACGTAAATCAGCCGAGTGCGGGGATTTCGCAAGCGAATTAAGGAATATAAATTGCGTTCTTCGTAGTGGTGAACGCCGGAAATTTTTTGTAATTCTCGTTGGTCTAAAGTAATCGAAGGAATGACGACAATATCGTTATCGCCGCGATCGAATTCGTCGATCGTTTGCCAGCGATCGCGCAATTGTTGTTGAAGCTTGCGAAATTTCTCCCGTAAATCTTCTTCCGAAATCGGTTCTCCGAACATCCGTGGTGGTCCTTATGGGGTCTTAACGTCTTATTGTAACGATCTTGAAACCCCCACGGCGATCGCCTGTCACATTTAGTAATATTTGCGTAATATTTGCGGCTTCTGAAAGTCCCGTTTTTTAAGAAAGATGTAGGGAGATCCTCCGCACTCTATTAGATTTAGAAAAGCACGAGAGTTCTCTCTGTAATATTTTTTAAATCGATCGATTTCATTGACGATCCATCCCCCCAACCCCCCTTTTTAAGGGGGGAGTCCAATCACGTCCCCCTTTTTAAGGGGGATTTAGGGGGATCCGAATTCTATTTCATTCTCTTCAAACAGGGGATAGACGGAGAACATCGATCGCCCCAACACGATCGCCCGGTGCGAGACAGTCACGATTTAAAGCAATTTAGACAATGTCATCTTGGAGTAACTCGAAGATCAGATCGAGGCGAATTTCAGTCACTAAATGCCCTAAAATGTCCTTGCAGTTAAAGTTACATTCGGGAAGTTCTTCAAGTAAATTGAGAACCATATTTTCATTGAGCGTAGTCACGGCATTGTAGAGGCGATCGCGCCATGCTTTAGGCATATTGGCAAGCTCCGAACGCAACAGCAAAGCATCATTCGGATCGAGTTTACCCGAAGAAGTAAAGCGCACCTGTAAGCGCTTATTTTTATTGTCTTTCTGGAAATCTTCATAACAATATTCTAAGTTGAGATATTCGGCAAGTTTTTTATAGAGAAGATTTTTATCCAGAGGTTTGGAAATGATATCATTGTAACCGCTTTCTTGAATTTCTTGTTTTTCTTCTTCAAAAGCGATCGCCGTCGTCCCCAAAATTTTTACTTTTTCCCCTTCAGGGGTAGCGCGAATCCGTTGGGTGGCTTCTTTGCCATTCATTTTCGGCATTTTGACATCCATTAAAATCAAATCGGGTTGCCAATCTTCCCAAATTTCTAACGCTTCTTCGCCGTCGGAGGCTTCGCGAACTTGAAAGCCGAGGGGTTCGATCACTTTGAGCAATAATTGACGGTTGGTTCTCGAATCGTCTACCACTAAAATGCGATAAGACGGCGAACCGGGCATGACGCCAACGATTTTCTGGTTTTTTTCAACAGTTGAAATAGTCGAGGATCTCCCTAGATTTGAATCGAGGCATCTGAGGGGTATTTCAAAACCAAATCTAGATCCTTTATCTACTTCAGACTCGACCTTAATTTCCCCTCCCATTAAGTGAATAAATTCCCGAGCAATTGACAATCCCAATCCGGTTCCTTCTTGACCTTGACGACCTTTGCTCGCCTGAGAAAAAGGATTAAAAATACTCTCTATTTCTTCCGGTTCGATGCCACATCCCGTATCTTCAACGGCAAAGTAAACCGTGGAGCAAGCAGGACGATCGCCGTTCCCGGACGCCTCTCCCACCTCTTGGCGCGATTCGACCCGTACCGTCACCGAACCGATTTCGGTAAATTTAAGAGCATTTCCAATTAAATTAATTAAAACTTGGCGTAGTTTGACTTGATCTCCACAGACGTAATGGGGTAGATTGCGATCGCGATTGAAAATCAGCTTGACCGTTTTTCCATGAGTTTTCACCAAAAACATATTATGGAGATCGTCTAACATTAAATGGAGGTCGAAGTCATCCTCATGAAGTTCCGTTCGCCCCGACTCTATTTTAGACATCGATAGAATATCGTTAATCAACGTCAGCAAATGTTTGCCGCTTCGCTGAATAATATCGATCATTTCTTGAGATTCTTGACTTAATTCTCTGGCTTCCCCGAGCAGATCTGCAAATCCCAAAATTGTATTGAGAGGCGTTCGCAACTCGTGACTCATGGAGGTAAGAAAGTCACTTTTTGCTTGATTGGCGGCGGCGGCGCGCCTCGCTTCTCGTTCGGCAATTTCCCGTGCTTCTTGCAACTGTTTATTTGCAGCTTGTAGCTGTTCCTCGGCCTCAATTCTCTCCTCAACTTCCCGTTTTAAATTTTTATTTTGTACGGCGAGATTGGCTTGCAAAGCACCGATCGTCAGTTGGTTTTTAACCCGTGCCAAAACCTCGGACATTTGAAAGGGCTTATTGATATAATCTACCCCGCCACATTCAAAGGCTTTGACTTTATCTAAGGCTTCGTCTAAAGCACTTAAAAAGATAATCGGAATATTATGAGTTGCCGGATTAAGTTTGAGTTGACGGCACACCTCGTAACCATCAATTCCAGGCATTTTTATATCCAGCAAAATTAAATCCGGCGGATTGGATCGCACCGACTGCAAGGCCAATTCTCCATCGGGAGCCATGCGAACTTTATAGCCACTGTCCGATAAAGTTTGCATGAGCAGTTGTAAATTGGCTAGGGTATCGTCAACGACCAAGATGCTGGCTTTGTAAGTTTGCATCAACCCTCACTCCTTCTCTAAGTTCATCAATTCTTGCTCTAATTCATCGGAATTGCACCACCGATTGGGTACGGATCTCCACGGTGGGATCCGCCCGAACCCAAAATCCCTCTCTATTTCTCTATTGTTGTAGCCTGTCTAACTGACAATTGAGACCGTTTGGCTTGCTTCCCTGAGATTCGCAATGGTTTGGAGGGGGTGAGTTCGACCCGAAAACCAACCGACAGTTGCGGTTTTAACTAATTTCAGTGAGAGATGAGTAACGATCGCCCCTTATTTTTTCCTGAGTTTGAGTCAAGGGACACCGAGTTGAATCCGGTTCCAAACTGTCCTTTTTCCTTATCTATTTTACGAGATCTGCAAGCAAGTTTACGAAAACTTATTATTATGAAAAGTTACAGCCAACACATCAGTGCTTCCACTGGCGTGCTTTGCGGGTTCGGCCAAAAATATACGGTTCTGGGTCGCAAATGGCTTTAGGGGTTTTTGGGGACTGTCAATGTTAACAGTTCTTTAAAGCGAATTTGGCGGGCTAATTCGCTCAATCCTGCGGCGATCGCCGGGTATCCCTCGCGAATCTCGTCGATCGCACTCAAAATGTCGTCGAGATCCCCTTCAACCACCGCCCGATGGCACGACGCCAGCCAAGAAGCAGGTAAATCGGCCATCATCTCCCGGGTAAGGGCTTCGCGGGGTGTGGTTGGGGCGCCTGCAGGGGGTTTGTCCTCGTAAATGTAGCGAACGTTGAGA from Oxynema aestuarii AP17 harbors:
- a CDS encoding class I SAM-dependent methyltransferase, which codes for MSDRHSSFKPDARRIEKFYQNYVDVMGQTSGWSSPERAYKVYEICSKSPAQTWSTFDSVLDVGSGEGEFFNFLKERRDFSGKYTGIEVFKPFYETSVERYGDHPDTEWIYGEFLGHDFGDRQFDWLMALGTFSSRQDHQEEYDFQLCQKMFSLAKKGVSIYLNDLHNSSPPERLKKVPDICLHDIPRFIEKVEKNFPVSQTQTLSFSLNPPASMAIVHFLL
- the infC gene encoding translation initiation factor IF-3; its protein translation is MPMIQKRVKTQNLPKINERIRFPKVRAIDTDGTQLGVISSREAREIAEEKDLDLVLVSDKSDPPVCRIMDYGKYKYQQDKKAAKKQQGSQLKEVKMRYKIGEHDYKVRKSQAQRFLKSGDKVKATIRFRGREIQHTDLAKELLDRMAADLQDVGEVQQGPKKEGRTMMMLVAPKK
- a CDS encoding adenylate/guanylate cyclase domain-containing protein, with amino-acid sequence MLNTSPTKPHNLIDTRLHGTRMSAFLRELLSNSGHFLIFNVLSEISLFGWRSYLTSQSHYLITIALCAQAWYLSRPKANRFWGNFIGPTIYTLTDLPLDGLEFFQEPNHLILWIFCLAIATLQGLRCHWTPGLKNWIVPLESFTRSGMLISLYVILKIKAEHLPLSGAQILDIFSTAHHQFFLESTIAIGLLVGLQTLQVSQQQEILQETAVALRNLAQWGLGTHVVSTAIADPDALGFQRRDRAIVFLDVRGFTHWCEQTAPDRVAQVLNTYYNGVEPAAAEFDPLRITLTADEVMAIYPTVEQAVNAAQKMRDAAIAVLSSHGLGAGCAIHYGSAIEGLFGSEDVRTYTAIGDVVNTAKRIESATPAGEITISDAVYRQLGDRAIVEPCEAIAAKGKSEPIAVWRLLEWRQSPDRPDSC
- a CDS encoding collagen-like protein; translated protein: MLLRSIAPLGLLLLGSIGVVTTDVPRAIACIAFDWDGDTETFGDDGYDGSDGRNGEDGRSGPNREIVADGTETVLDLSGSDGEDGEDGEDGDRARSCRQPRKTEYNVRGAPGGDGGDGGRGGDGGDGGDLTIYYSDRADLNKIYVVAEGGRGGSGGRGGDGARGCDCRERDWDVEICETVEGRSERRCFDREFRCWDGDDGDDGRRGTNGRSGDLGQLTLVPGGEPLPEDRPSATISLSQFGDRPVSLSRHRWETQFGATSLLAPGSKIADEYREYIDTIAGDFSLRWNDPRAIARYGDIPVALNLVEAGKVEATVPESIWIAAAVSQENQTTIWTIDRILREQEATQLKVSEFAGSRQDLRLSAIDSAAKSDILTTDFAIVYRSTKFGDRLGTRSNYDVRYQGEIPPELVELDYNRFTLNLGKLPIDDRYLMSGVGVDIEIEVTRSLGDRSAKQTLIWQGTIR
- a CDS encoding peptide ligase PGM1-related protein; this translates as MFGEPISEEDLREKFRKLQQQLRDRWQTIDEFDRGDNDIVVIPSITLDQRELQKISGVHHYEERNLYSLIRLRNPRTRLIYVTSQPLHPSTIDYYLQLLPGIPFSHARDRLLLFSTYDSSPQPLTRKILDRPRLVERIWRALRPQQSYMVCFNATPLERELSVRLGIPLLAVDPDLLYWGTKSGSRQIFAECGIPHPPGSELVRSADDLAEAAVQLWQQQPEARRFVVKLNEGFSGEGNALLNVEGLAEVSPSRRSLLLRERLTQMSFQASGECWDTFASRIPELGAIVELFIEGTTKRSPSVQCRITPEGKVEILSTHDQILGGPDGQVYLGCLFPADESYRLRLQELGLRIGQNLSAKGALERFGVDFIAVCNNPGDRPAKWQLHAIEINLRKGGTTHPFMELKLLTMGRYELSSGMFYSQQGRAKFYRATDNLQKDRYRGLLPNDLMDIIAYHQLHFDSSTETGTVFHLMGCLSEFGKLGLTSIANSPQQAEDVYKKVIEVLDRETEMHAETNERWEMPPTHPIAWNGRNEAKR
- a CDS encoding response regulator; this translates as MQTYKASILVVDDTLANLQLLMQTLSDSGYKVRMAPDGELALQSVRSNPPDLILLDIKMPGIDGYEVCRQLKLNPATHNIPIIFLSALDEALDKVKAFECGGVDYINKPFQMSEVLARVKNQLTIGALQANLAVQNKNLKREVEERIEAEEQLQAANKQLQEAREIAEREARRAAAANQAKSDFLTSMSHELRTPLNTILGFADLLGEARELSQESQEMIDIIQRSGKHLLTLINDILSMSKIESGRTELHEDDFDLHLMLDDLHNMFLVKTHGKTVKLIFNRDRNLPHYVCGDQVKLRQVLINLIGNALKFTEIGSVTVRVESRQEVGEASGNGDRPACSTVYFAVEDTGCGIEPEEIESIFNPFSQASKGRQGQEGTGLGLSIAREFIHLMGGEIKVESEVDKGSRFGFEIPLRCLDSNLGRSSTISTVEKNQKIVGVMPGSPSYRILVVDDSRTNRQLLLKVIEPLGFQVREASDGEEALEIWEDWQPDLILMDVKMPKMNGKEATQRIRATPEGEKVKILGTTAIAFEEEKQEIQESGYNDIISKPLDKNLLYKKLAEYLNLEYCYEDFQKDNKNKRLQVRFTSSGKLDPNDALLLRSELANMPKAWRDRLYNAVTTLNENMVLNLLEELPECNFNCKDILGHLVTEIRLDLIFELLQDDIV